Genomic segment of Mercurialis annua linkage group LG6, ddMerAnnu1.2, whole genome shotgun sequence:
GTTCTAAGCAAAAATTCATAGCTATCTTTAATGTTGTTTGATGTTGTAATTTATGGAAGGATTAGATTGAGTTGCAAATGCTAAACTCATTTTTCTGTTGCTTATGCAGTAACTGGGAGTTGACAGCACCGTGGACTGGCTCACAACAAATCAAGGTTCCGGTTAAGTTTATAGTGGGCGACAAGGACATAACCTACCATTTCCCAGGTTCTAAGGAATTTTTACATCAAGGTGGTTTGAAGAAGTATGTACCGTTTTTGCAAGAGGTGGTCGTTTTGGAAGGAGTCGGGCATTTTCTCAGCCAAGAAAGGCCGGAGGAAGTAAGTGCTCATATCCACGACTTCATCAAGAAGTTTTAACTGGCATCTGATGTTTCTGTAGTCGATTAAGAGCTTAGTAATCTTCATACGAAAATAAACATGTTGAGTGCTCAGTAGTAGCATTCTATTAAAGCTTAATTGCCATTCCTTACTTAGATCATATGGATAAGTATTTTTCTACTACAAACTAGGGCTTCAAGGGCGACCCTGTTTGTGATGGAAATAAACAGGATATTTGTACGCTGCAACTGTAGATTGATTAATAGTTTTGAAGGCAAACTTGATTAATAGATATGTGGTAATCATTCAGTAGGTAGACTTAAGTACATAAGTACAGAGGCAGTTTTGGAATATTAAACTCCTTGAGTCACTAAGTTATTCCAATATTACAAAAAGGGTATTAAgattcaaatcgttaaaaacagtTATTAAGTAATTGAATTATTTCACGGGATGTCACTCGAGACAAAGcgctaatttttttgaattttgtccTACGTGGCAtgtcataattataaaaaaggtgTATAATTCAGTATCCTTTTTTAACAAAAGAGTATAATTTAGTATCCGTTTTGTAACTTGCGATGAACTTAATGATCTTCTTTTAAGACGGTGACCTCCCTGagaaataattcaataaattagtgactattttttaacgatttgaatcTTAATACCCTTTCTATAATCCTATAACAATCCAGTAACCcatggagtttaatatcccgCAGTTTCGCAACTATCACTTGTTGGTTACAAAAATATTCTTACATGTAAAAATCAAGTAATATGTGAGGTCATTGGATATTAAATatcataataattaataaaattttaattagtaataaTAGATAAATAATTCACAATCCCACGTTGAACTAAGGTCATGTAagaattttttgttgattgcCAGCTACTGAAGCAAAATGAAACCCCAACAATTTGCTCTTAACAGTGCAACAATGTAGCCTCCAATATTGCAACTCAAAGGTAGCATTTATACCAATCTCTTGCAAGGTAGAATTTAACAAGAATATAACATGAAATGCTAGTTTTCAAGGCCATCATGTAGAAGAGTTCTACTTCATCTAACCACCAATTACCATCCATCATTCTCACATTGAATAAGCAATCTGAAGTAGAAATAATTCACCTTTGTGTGATACTCATACATCGATCAACATCAACAGAAGGAAAAAAGATAAGAGTTTGACATTAAATCAaaaatctataatttaaatCAAGAAACAAcataatgaaaatataaaatgttccAAACAATAGGATAAAAAAAGGTAATAGATAACCAAATTGAGTTGATTCATGGCTGCATCTAGTTGGATTTGGTAGACTACAATGCAATTCCTGATTGAATTTGATTGCTCAAACCTTAAATCCTCTGCTGTTCCTTCTTCCTCTAGCCTTCTCAAATTTCCTTCCCTTTGATCGGACATAAGGTTTGGTATGGCTGTGTGGTACACCAGGTGCTGGTCCAAAGTGCTTCACTGCTTCCCGAGAATTCTTGGGACCTCTAAGGAGAACCTGCAATTTCGAGAAAACCATTAGTATCACATAGTTTTTTCTCTTGCTGTTTAATTATTAGAAGATTACCCTTCATCAATATGCAGAAGGAATTGAAATCTTCATTTGGTACTCTTAACATAATACCAAAATCATAAGCAAAGACACTGAGAATAAGCTGATGAATAGATTCAATCCAGATTATAAGCCAAATTATATGGAACCAACAAAAACATGCTGATGCATAATGCTGTCTCATAGAAAAACATTGCTTCCCAAATGCCTGTGAAGTAGAGGAAAATGAACATAAAAGAGTGTTGGTGTGTTACATGACTTAAAGAAACTATCACGGTATCACCCAACTCCACGTGTGTTGAAATGAAACGTCTTTCACATGCCATTAATCTTTGTAGGTTCCAACTCATTGCAGTACACATCTACATCTGGATAACTTGCATGCTAAATGATGATCCGggaaataaatttcaaatttgatttcTATAACATTCAACTAGATCAATAATAGTAAGCTGCTCAGAAACATCAACATAAATTGGGAGCAATAATAAACTGCCTAGACCTTAATTTGAACTCGGTAGCTTTCTAACTTAGAATATGTAACAATACTTAAAATAGTCAGCTTTTGGAAGCTTCTcacttaatattaataaaaccaTCTCAAATTACCAACATTCTAAATTCTCATTTGTAACGTAATGCAAAAACATGGAGACACTTGTTGCCCGAGTTAATGACTACTCTGAAAGTTGGAACACATCCCTCTCAGAACTAATCGTCCTCAGCTAATTGCAAACTTTGCTCTCAATTCAAGttataatatcaaaaacaaACTTACAAAAGCTAAGAATTCACATACCGTGTTCTGACCAAGAGGAGCACGAAGAGCAAGCTGATCAAAAGTCAAGCATTCTCCACCAGCCTTCTCTATCCTAGCCCGAGCAGTCTCGGTGAATCTAAGAGCAGTAACCTTAATAGCAGGGACTTCAAACGCTCTGATATCATCAGTGACAGTACCCACAAGCACAGCAATTTTATTATCCTAAAAGCAATCAATCAGTTAATAAAAAAGCTCAGCAATAACAATATTAACTTCAAATCATACATAAACTGgcagagaaaaaaataaacaaacctTGTTCTTCATGAAAGTAATCAAACGAGAGAGTGAAAGCGGGGCTTTGTTAACCCTGCTCATGAACAGTCTCTTCAAAACCACCGCATTGAATTTGCTTCCAGTCCTCCGTACCAAAAATCGGTACAGCTTCACGATGAGCTTCAGGTAGATATCATCGGACTTCGGTGCGGTCCTCTTcgtcttcttgttcttgcctcCTGCTATCAAATCGATACCCTGTAAAATAAATCACAATGTAGTGAGATCAGAAATCGAACGGTCACAAAAGAAGATTGGGATTTAGTTTAAAATGATACCATTGTTGGCGGTGGTTGTGCTCCTCCTGCTGCTGCCGCTCGACGCCGGACTTCTGTTGAGGCAAATGAGCTTAAGGAGAGAGCGGGCTAGGGTTTTTCAGGACTTTGTAGGGGAAACAAAGTTGGGATCCGCTGCTTCAGTTTCTGGTGAACTCCGTTTGTTTCAGATGGACCCTGATTAGATGCCCTACACGTGGCTGGATGGGTGTACCCTAATTTGATTACTCTGAATGATGTCGTTTTAAACAAGTTCGTAAGTGGATGGTGTGGATAGAGGCCTTTAACCTTTTAGGCCCATCTCATGGACCGGGCTCTGACGGGTTCAGTCTGGATCCTGTCAACCTTAAGAATTCAAGTCCGGTCCAGTtcgaaaatattatttatcatctgaatttgataaatatattagATTTATGTGAGATTAGTCCGAATTTTATTAGAcctatataaaaatttagttaacaattaaattttaagtcTTCACATAAAAAGAACCTATCACGGGTTCATGTTTGGAATGAATTTgatgaaaaaataaatgttcGTGTTCGACCCAAGTGAGCGGAGTCAGAGCGATCCGAACGGACATTCAACACAATAATCAGTAACAAtcgttggattttttttaaacttgtTAAAACTAGGAGATATTCGCGAACtttattttctttgaaaaatcaTAGATATATTCAATCATAGTCGCAAATGAActtcaaaaatttcaaactcTTTTAagcaaataattataaataaaaaaaacatttgtttGTTTCATGTTGTTCATGATGATTGGGTCAATAATTATGCATCTTTAAGTTATACCAACTATTAAATGATATGGGGCAATCCGATTTTTGGTAATATAAAATCACATTGCACCTTTGATGGCATAACTTTTTCTTATCCATCACCTTTGATGGCATAAACAATGCAACCCATGTTGACAACAATAGGTTACAAATATgcaaattttcattttcttttagtTAATAATCAACGTTATATTATGGCCAAGTTGCATTGCGTTGGTCTCCTGGCTTAAATGAGGCTTTAAATTCTATTTATGTTCATATATACAGCCTTCTATAATTtggtattaaaatttttatctttcataaaaaattatccGACTCAAatagatattaatttaaatgtaaatattataaaaatattgccTCACAATTCATGTACCTTGTATCTAAAAAAAGAGGAATTTCGCcccgtattttttttgaaattttataaaaatacgttCTAACTCTTTGCTAttgtaaaactatttttttttattttttcataaaaatacccATCTACTAATTTATTTACTAATTATCTATTAAAAAGTGTATTTTTTATTAgagcaaaaaataaaagcagATTTCTACAAACTTTGAACTGTAAATAAGTACTTTTACAAAAAGTtctaaaaaacatttattataggcaaaaatacttaaaaaaaacccacctttaactttgtttcaattgcaccaccacgtaggaaaattttcaattacaccctattttgggttttcagttttcgtctataccccaattgactaaaatgacctctttttatttagaaaaaagtttaaattaatccttcatatactaatttatttgtttttttcaaatggaaaaaataataatacaatccctctatttagttggttttaataattttatcattaaattaattaaattatcaattttttttattttggggtacatatgaaaactaaaaactctaaatagggtgcaattgagaattctcctatatggtggtggaattgaaaaaaaaaataaagatgggggagttttcagtatttttgccTTTATTATATTATGGCCAGTAGTGCTATTTCATTTGTGGGCCAAATCATTTGCACCTCTTAGTTGGTCGAACGGCAATATGAACAAAGCTGCattattattagtattttatgTAAAAGACTGACTTTGATTATTAAAtgcttatattttatatttagaataactaaattaatccaattaaaaatgaataatgTTCACCAACGATTTCCTAATTTTATTATCTCCCTTTTATATtccttaaagttttaaaaatgctTTTGTCTATGTATTTCAGATGTCTAACTCAATTATCTCTACATCAATTATTTTCTAACATCGATAAATCTTGTCGAAATTACATCTGTCTTGAAAGTCTGTgctattaaaattaataaattactaacttGTTTGATGAATCAcatcaataaaatataattgtgTTAAAAAAATGACTAATATGAGAtaaatttgaacaaaaagaACCGTTggtatattttgaaaattttatggaAGATTggaatataaatttgaaaatatgaatggttaaaatatattttaactcatgaaaattatctaaaataattggatttgtgtataaaaaaaagtaaagctttgttttaaaaaatccTGTGAAAATGAATATTAAACTTTTTCGAACTTGGAATAAGTTTTATTGAATGGTAGTTTCACATTTTcatctaaattaaaaataaaaactcataAAATCCCACCAGGATGATAAACATGAGGATTATAGAGACATTTCCCAACCTGACCGCCACCGCCGTGGTCAGTGGTCACAGAATTAGTGCCTTCCATATTAAAGTGTTAAAATGACTAATCTACCCCTTTGAAGATTTAATTAGTTGTCAAAATTAGTCAAATAAACCTTCAAATACATTTCATCTTCTTTCTCCTCTCTTGTCCAAATAACTGCTCAACAATCCATCCCCACTCCAAAAGACGTCCACCGTTCCGTCATGTACACCTCAAAAGTCCGCCGGAAAGTATCTCCGGCAGGGAACGGAGACATCGACAACAATTCCGCCGAGAAACAAGACCAGTTCCTCCTCTCCGCCGCCATCTGCAACGGCGAAGACCTCGGTCCATTCATCCGCAAATCCTTCGCTTCCGGCAAACCAGAAACCTTACTCCACAACCTCCGTCACTTCGCTCGCTCAAAAGAATCGGAAATTGAAGAAGTTTGTAAAGCACACTACCAGGACTTCATCCTAGCCGTTGATGACCTCCGATCTTTACTCTCCGACGTCGATTCACTCAAATCCGCACTCTCCGATTCAAACTCCAAACTCCAGTCCGTTGGTGAGCCTTTATTAACCGCTCTAGACTCGTACATCGAGGCACAAACTGTCTCTCGTAATGTAAATTTAGCTTTAGCTGCAGTTATTTCTTGCATTAAACTAATGGAGCTTTGTTCACGTTGCAATTATCATTTATCCAACGGTAATTTTTACATGGCTTTAAAATGTGTAGACACTTTAGAATCTGAGTATTTGGATAAAACGCCGTCGTCTAGTTTGTTTAGAATGTTGGAGAAAAAGATTCCTGAGGTTAGATCACATATAGAGAGGAAGGTGAATAAGGAATTTGGTGATTGGCTTGTTGAGATCCGTGTCGTGAGTCGTAATTTAGGTCAATTAGCTATTGGTCAGGCGTCTGCTGCGAGGCAACGAGAAGAGGATTTGAGAATTAAGCAGAGACAAGCTGAAGAGCAGAGTCGCCTTAGTTTACGAGACTGTGTTTATGCTTTGCAAGATGAGGATGATGAGGATGGGTTTGTTAATGATGATGGTAATAGCAGTCTTAGTAATGGATCATTAGGGTTTGATTTGACTCCTTTGTATAGGGCTTTTCATATACACCATACTTTAGGGCTTGAAGACGGGTTTAAGAAGTATTATTTTGAGAATAGGAAGCTTCAATTGACTTCTGATTTTCAGGTGTCGTCAATGACTCCATTTCTTGAGTCGCATCAAACATTCTTTGCGCAAATTGCTggtttttttattgttgaagATCGAATTTTGAGGACAGGAGGGGGTTTGATTTCAAGGATGGATGTTGAGAATATGTGGGAAACTGCTGTTAGTAAAATGTGTTCTGTTTTAGAAGATCAGTTTTCGAGAATGCAAACTGCTAATCATCTTTTGCTTATAAAGGATTATGTGAGTTTGTTAGGAGTGACTCTGCGGAGATATGGGTATCCTGTTGATGCTTTATTAGATGTTTTGA
This window contains:
- the LOC126653616 gene encoding 60S ribosomal protein L18-2, whose amino-acid sequence is MGIDLIAGGKNKKTKRTAPKSDDIYLKLIVKLYRFLVRRTGSKFNAVVLKRLFMSRVNKAPLSLSRLITFMKNKDNKIAVLVGTVTDDIRAFEVPAIKVTALRFTETARARIEKAGGECLTFDQLALRAPLGQNTVLLRGPKNSREAVKHFGPAPGVPHSHTKPYVRSKGRKFEKARGRRNSRGFKV
- the LOC126686899 gene encoding exocyst complex component SEC15B, with amino-acid sequence MYTSKVRRKVSPAGNGDIDNNSAEKQDQFLLSAAICNGEDLGPFIRKSFASGKPETLLHNLRHFARSKESEIEEVCKAHYQDFILAVDDLRSLLSDVDSLKSALSDSNSKLQSVGEPLLTALDSYIEAQTVSRNVNLALAAVISCIKLMELCSRCNYHLSNGNFYMALKCVDTLESEYLDKTPSSSLFRMLEKKIPEVRSHIERKVNKEFGDWLVEIRVVSRNLGQLAIGQASAARQREEDLRIKQRQAEEQSRLSLRDCVYALQDEDDEDGFVNDDGNSSLSNGSLGFDLTPLYRAFHIHHTLGLEDGFKKYYFENRKLQLTSDFQVSSMTPFLESHQTFFAQIAGFFIVEDRILRTGGGLISRMDVENMWETAVSKMCSVLEDQFSRMQTANHLLLIKDYVSLLGVTLRRYGYPVDALLDVLSKHRDKYHELLLSDCRKQIAEALAADKFEQMLMKKEYEYSMNVLSFQLQTSDIVPAFPFVAPFSSTVPDCCRIVRSFIEDSVSFMSYGGQLDFFDVVKKYLDRLLGEVLDEALLKLINTSVHGVAQAMQVAANMAVMERACDFFFRHAAQLSGIPLRMAERGRRQFPLNKARDSAEETLSGLLKQKVDGFMTLIENVNWMADESIPSGNEYVNEVMIYLETLVSTAQQILPANVLRRVLQDVLAHISEIIVGALSGDSVKRYTVNAIMGIDVDIRMLEAFADNQTSEGDPKQMKSALAEARQLINLLLSSHPDNFLNPVIRERSYNKLDYRKVVTVSEKLRDPSERLFGTFGSRGSRQNPKKKSLDSLIKRLKDVS